Proteins found in one Candidatus Eisenbacteria bacterium genomic segment:
- a CDS encoding glycosyltransferase family 4 protein gives MGDCAILVAPDDPAALAEAIDRVLSETPLRAALREAGSRRVRKYDWQETARSYLAVAHAVT, from the coding sequence ATGGGAGATTGCGCCATCCTCGTCGCGCCCGACGATCCAGCGGCCCTTGCGGAGGCCATCGACAGGGTCCTCTCCGAGACCCCGCTCCGCGCGGCGCTGCGGGAAGCGGGGTCGCGGCGGGTTCGAAAGTACGACTGGCAAGAGACGGCTAGGAGCTATCTGGCTGTGGCCCACGCCGTTACCTAG
- a CDS encoding zinc ribbon domain-containing protein, protein MPFYEYSCEKCGARFDLMRRMAERDDPAVCPECGHKGAKRGPSRVTASVRGGSAPACDSANSCANAGSFG, encoded by the coding sequence ATGCCTTTCTATGAGTATTCCTGCGAGAAGTGCGGGGCGCGGTTCGATCTGATGAGGCGTATGGCCGAGCGGGACGATCCGGCTGTCTGCCCCGAATGCGGGCACAAGGGAGCAAAGCGCGGCCCTTCTCGCGTCACCGCCTCCGTTCGAGGCGGATCCGCGCCGGCCTGCGACTCCGCAAACTCCTGCGCGAACGCCGGCTCCTTTGGCTGA
- a CDS encoding winged helix-turn-helix transcriptional regulator, with product MSRFSDFDGAARLLKVLSHPVRLKIVCGLMGEPANLTRISRDLEVPISTLAQHLGLLRGSGVVEGRRNGVEVTFRIADRRVPGILSVFCSGSDGAGMPPRWRWRELAKRS from the coding sequence ATGAGTCGGTTCAGCGACTTCGACGGCGCGGCGCGCCTCCTCAAGGTGCTCAGCCATCCGGTGAGGCTCAAGATCGTCTGCGGCCTCATGGGAGAGCCGGCCAACCTCACGCGCATCTCGCGTGATCTCGAGGTGCCGATCTCGACGCTCGCGCAGCACCTTGGCTTGTTGCGGGGAAGCGGAGTGGTCGAGGGAAGGCGCAACGGCGTGGAAGTGACCTTCCGCATCGCAGATCGCCGCGTCCCTGGTATTCTGAGTGTGTTCTGCTCCGGGTCCGACGGCGCTGGGATGCCGCCCCGATGGAGATGGCGGGAACTTGCCAAGAGGAGTTAG